In Rhodothermia bacterium, a single genomic region encodes these proteins:
- the mreD gene encoding rod shape-determining protein MreD — MPPIVRHLLTGILVILLDWLLFRRLTIMGAYPDVILIYLIFIALQYGRTVGMFAGFVLGFITDAIYQTWGVSMFIKTLVGFLMGFFPAESRDRPMMMPQQVFSAALIISLFHNGLMVIFLVLMTQVRSGYHIGTLWLGSALYTAVVGTLISLFLYRTR, encoded by the coding sequence ATGCCCCCGATTGTCCGACACTTATTAACTGGAATTCTGGTCATCTTATTGGACTGGTTGCTGTTCCGCCGCCTTACCATTATGGGAGCCTATCCTGACGTGATCCTGATTTATCTCATTTTTATCGCCTTGCAATATGGTCGCACGGTTGGGATGTTTGCTGGATTTGTACTGGGATTTATTACTGATGCCATTTATCAAACATGGGGCGTTTCTATGTTCATCAAAACCTTAGTGGGGTTTTTAATGGGCTTTTTTCCTGCGGAAAGTCGCGATCGCCCTATGATGATGCCCCAACAAGTCTTCTCGGCAGCGCTCATTATCTCTTTGTTCCATAACGGTTTAATGGTCATTTTTCTGGTGCTGATGACCCAAGTACGAAGCGGCTACCACATCGGAACCTTATGGCTCGGTTCTGCACTTTATACGGCAGTAGTCGGTACCCTTATTTCATTGTTTTTGTATCGCACCCGTTAA